One window of Cryptobacterium curtum DSM 15641 genomic DNA carries:
- the aroC gene encoding chorismate synthase: MEFITAGESHGPCLTAIISGVPSGLRIDADQIDADLKRRQSGYGRGARQKIEQDRVSIESGVRFGVSLGTPIALVIANRDWKHWTNRMAPIGRAPADLVREVTPRPGHADLVGALKNDTDDCRNILERASARETAARVAAGGIAKELLGALGVEVFSYVRRIGSAAMEDEVSLADIASYTPTDIELSDVRCPSPEASEKMKGMIDVARIQGESLGGEFRVVATGLIPGLGDFASGPSRLTARIGQALFSIPAIKGVEFGLGFKAAALSGSAVHDPIIQSTRSGFGRTSNNAGGLEGGMTTGLPLVVTAAMKPIPTLRNPLATVNMDTMEVAQASRERSDVCAVPAAAVVAEAEVAMVLADAYLQKFGHDNMADVKAHLDQYCQRIKTASK; encoded by the coding sequence ATGGAGTTCATTACGGCCGGCGAAAGTCATGGTCCCTGCTTAACAGCCATCATTAGTGGGGTTCCTTCCGGACTGCGTATTGATGCTGACCAGATCGACGCCGATCTTAAGCGTCGTCAGTCCGGCTATGGACGTGGCGCGCGGCAGAAGATTGAACAGGACCGCGTGTCGATAGAGTCAGGCGTTCGTTTTGGCGTGTCGCTTGGTACACCTATCGCCCTTGTTATTGCTAATCGCGACTGGAAACACTGGACAAACAGGATGGCACCGATTGGTCGTGCACCGGCCGATTTAGTGCGTGAGGTAACCCCACGACCGGGTCATGCCGATTTGGTGGGCGCACTAAAAAACGATACCGACGATTGTCGCAATATCCTTGAGCGAGCAAGCGCACGCGAAACAGCAGCTCGTGTTGCAGCAGGTGGTATCGCCAAAGAGCTTCTTGGCGCGCTTGGTGTCGAGGTGTTTAGCTACGTACGTCGCATTGGGTCGGCAGCGATGGAAGACGAGGTATCGCTTGCTGATATTGCCTCGTATACACCGACTGATATCGAACTTTCTGACGTGCGCTGTCCTTCCCCTGAAGCATCTGAAAAGATGAAGGGCATGATTGATGTTGCGCGTATTCAAGGAGAAAGTTTGGGTGGTGAATTTCGCGTGGTCGCCACAGGGCTTATACCTGGTTTGGGTGACTTTGCAAGTGGTCCTTCTCGGTTGACGGCGCGCATTGGACAGGCACTATTTTCTATTCCAGCAATCAAGGGAGTGGAGTTTGGTCTGGGGTTTAAGGCAGCTGCCCTGTCTGGGTCGGCTGTGCATGACCCCATTATTCAGTCGACGCGTTCAGGTTTTGGGCGCACAAGCAATAATGCCGGCGGTCTTGAGGGCGGTATGACGACGGGTTTGCCGTTAGTGGTAACGGCTGCTATGAAACCGATTCCCACCCTGCGCAATCCATTAGCGACAGTAAACATGGATACCATGGAAGTGGCTCAGGCGAGCCGCGAGCGAAGCGATGTGTGCGCGGTGCCAGCTGCAGCGGTGGTGGCCGAAGCTGAAGTGGCAATGGTACTTGCCGATGCCTATTTACAGAAATTTGGTCACGATAACATGGCAGATGTGAAAGCGCATTTGGATCAATACTGCCAGCGCATTAAGACCGCATCAAAGTAG
- the aroB gene encoding 3-dehydroquinate synthase — translation MPNVKVVVNLTNAPSYDVRIGEGISSSLGERIRSLVPQASRAVIISDSNVAPLYVQPIRASLKEAALRPLDIVVPAGEPSKSIECLGEIWRALASKQVDRDCVVVALGGGVVGDLAGFAAATYLRGVSFVQVPTTLLAMVDSSVGGKTGIDLPEGKNLAGSFLQPRYVCADLDTLSTLDGREWTCGLGEIAKSAVIDSDEFFFWLVEHATDIAQRKSDIVQEAIMRCVVFKANVVADDEFERSGRRACLNYGHTLGHAIETLAGLGTYSHGACVAEGMRFAARLGAALAGASLDFVHEQDKLLDTLGLVPLDFSAAVDDIIDVMKNDKKSRAGKINFILPRDVGSWTLQTVEEDVLREHLDAWARSKG, via the coding sequence ATGCCGAACGTCAAGGTGGTCGTTAATCTTACCAACGCGCCATCCTACGATGTACGCATCGGAGAGGGGATATCTTCTTCGCTTGGTGAGCGTATACGCTCGCTCGTGCCCCAGGCAAGTCGTGCCGTTATCATCAGTGATTCAAACGTGGCACCGCTCTATGTACAGCCTATTCGTGCCAGTTTGAAAGAGGCGGCTTTGCGTCCGCTTGATATTGTTGTGCCAGCCGGTGAACCGTCAAAGAGTATCGAATGTCTCGGCGAGATATGGCGGGCGCTTGCTTCTAAGCAGGTTGATCGCGATTGTGTAGTGGTTGCACTCGGCGGTGGTGTCGTGGGTGACCTGGCAGGCTTTGCTGCGGCAACGTATCTTCGTGGTGTGTCGTTTGTACAGGTACCAACGACCCTTTTGGCTATGGTTGATTCTTCAGTGGGAGGTAAAACCGGTATTGACTTACCCGAAGGAAAGAATCTTGCCGGATCCTTTTTGCAGCCACGGTATGTCTGCGCCGATCTTGATACCCTTTCAACACTCGACGGCCGCGAATGGACATGCGGCCTTGGCGAAATTGCTAAATCGGCTGTTATTGATTCTGACGAATTTTTCTTCTGGTTGGTTGAGCATGCCACTGATATCGCCCAGCGCAAGTCAGATATCGTGCAAGAGGCCATTATGCGCTGTGTGGTCTTTAAGGCTAACGTTGTCGCAGATGACGAGTTTGAACGTTCAGGGCGCCGTGCTTGTTTGAACTATGGTCATACACTTGGTCATGCTATCGAAACACTGGCGGGTCTTGGCACCTATTCTCACGGAGCATGCGTTGCGGAGGGAATGCGGTTTGCTGCCCGACTTGGTGCGGCGCTTGCGGGTGCTTCGCTTGATTTTGTGCACGAACAAGACAAGTTGCTTGATACGTTAGGGTTGGTGCCGCTTGATTTTTCAGCAGCGGTAGACGACATCATCGACGTTATGAAAAACGACAAGAAATCGCGGGCGGGCAAGATTAATTTTATTCTGCCACGCGATGTTGGCTCGTGGACGTTGCAGACAGTTGAAGAAGATGTGCTGCGCGAGCATCTTGATGCATGGGCCCGTTCAAAGGGCTGA
- a CDS encoding M24 family metallopeptidase, translated as MSKNATVSEKRFNRLVATMQAEKLTAFLARDTSDITWLTAFEGVFDDEQAHALLVSASDYCLHTDSRYASACRAAAQSSPVTVDDRRVSHAWWAADYLSHADIQPTTEEHVAFGIDDGITLAEYRVLVTAFAGELPDLQIVETHDVIKRLRAVKDAGEVVRLRAAQAITDVAFTHIVSFIKPGMTERAVQLELEDFMRRHGAQDLAFSSIVASGANGANPHATPGEDKLEAGQCVVMDFGARACGYCSDMTRTVFMGEPDAHLVQAYRTLREANEQVEAMLKPGVTGAEAHALAEAVLAAGGYGGKMGHGLGHGVGIDIHEEPVLSPRNTAVLETGNVVTVEPGIYLEGDFGMRLEDFGIITEDGFEVFTRSTHEMVII; from the coding sequence ATGAGCAAGAATGCCACTGTAAGCGAAAAACGCTTTAATCGACTTGTTGCCACGATGCAGGCAGAAAAGCTCACGGCGTTCCTTGCGCGCGATACGTCGGATATTACCTGGCTGACCGCTTTTGAGGGAGTGTTCGACGACGAGCAAGCGCATGCGTTGCTCGTGTCTGCGTCAGATTACTGCCTACATACCGATTCTCGCTATGCGTCTGCCTGTCGTGCGGCGGCACAATCCTCGCCCGTAACGGTGGATGATCGACGAGTTTCTCATGCATGGTGGGCAGCGGATTATCTGAGTCACGCTGATATACAGCCGACAACAGAAGAACATGTTGCCTTTGGTATTGATGATGGCATCACCCTGGCGGAATATCGAGTGCTGGTTACTGCTTTTGCAGGTGAACTGCCTGATCTGCAGATTGTTGAGACACATGATGTTATCAAACGCCTGCGTGCAGTAAAAGATGCTGGTGAAGTAGTGCGCTTGCGCGCGGCACAAGCTATCACTGATGTAGCGTTCACACATATCGTGTCCTTTATAAAGCCGGGCATGACTGAGCGCGCTGTGCAGCTTGAATTGGAAGATTTTATGCGGCGCCACGGCGCGCAGGATCTTGCGTTTTCATCCATTGTTGCCAGTGGTGCCAACGGGGCAAATCCTCATGCCACGCCAGGCGAGGATAAGCTTGAGGCGGGGCAGTGTGTCGTGATGGATTTTGGCGCGCGGGCATGTGGGTACTGTTCCGACATGACGCGTACGGTGTTTATGGGCGAGCCCGATGCGCATCTTGTACAGGCGTATCGCACACTACGAGAGGCTAACGAACAGGTAGAAGCAATGCTCAAGCCCGGTGTGACAGGGGCAGAAGCGCACGCGCTTGCAGAAGCTGTGCTTGCTGCTGGAGGATATGGTGGCAAGATGGGTCATGGCCTGGGTCATGGTGTGGGTATCGACATCCATGAAGAGCCAGTTCTTTCTCCACGCAATACCGCAGTCCTTGAAACGGGCAATGTGGTAACTGTCGAGCCCGGTATCTATCTTGAGGGCGATTTTGGCATGCGTCTCGAAGATTTTGGCATCATTACCGAAGACGGTTTCGAGGTTTTCACTCGATCAACCCATGAAATGGTTATAATTTAG
- the efp gene encoding elongation factor P: MAISTADFKNGICIEYNGKLWTIAEFQHVKPGKGGAFVRTKLRDVRSGRVVEYTFNSGTKFDSVRLEERSMQYLYTDGADYYFMDPTSYEQMGIPADVVGATAQWLKENDEVTLQYAGDELISLTPKMFVELAVAETDPGFKGDTVQGGTKPATLETGAVVQVPMYVNVGDVLQIDTRDGRFIKRV, translated from the coding sequence ATGGCAATTTCTACTGCCGATTTTAAGAACGGCATTTGTATTGAGTACAACGGTAAGCTGTGGACAATCGCGGAGTTTCAGCATGTAAAGCCTGGTAAAGGCGGTGCATTCGTGCGCACAAAGTTGCGTGATGTTCGCAGTGGACGCGTGGTTGAGTACACGTTTAATAGCGGTACCAAGTTTGATAGCGTGCGTCTTGAAGAACGCAGCATGCAGTATCTTTACACCGATGGCGCTGATTATTACTTCATGGATCCCACAAGCTATGAGCAGATGGGTATTCCCGCCGATGTTGTGGGGGCGACAGCGCAATGGCTGAAAGAAAATGATGAAGTGACACTGCAGTATGCTGGCGATGAACTAATTAGCTTGACACCAAAGATGTTTGTTGAGTTAGCGGTTGCTGAAACTGATCCAGGCTTTAAGGGTGATACCGTTCAGGGTGGCACGAAGCCAGCAACCTTGGAAACCGGTGCGGTCGTGCAGGTTCCTATGTATGTCAACGTGGGTGATGTCCTGCAGATCGATACGCGTGATGGCCGTTTCATTAAACGCGTTTAA
- a CDS encoding N-acetylmuramoyl-L-alanine amidase family protein, whose translation MEPYEIANTGNAVIPTTLKHIWGSHESGVYGQIGSGKKDYASETLTIPAGADVTISNMKINSSVKVIVEKGAKLTLDDSVAFGPIEVNGGTLSTGARSTTTDTITLNEGSTLENANLNSHAHYLTDGSYTAPESTTPVVVNGNVTIKGNVTITGDEGTAGTAGQAGMVIKSGTVTISEGSTLTISGGDTVEVYPSAGGSGIVMSEGSQIKGAGTLITTGGKSYQNKAGHGIDGVGIVDVGTLKATGGASAPEDYPTVTGRHGQAGDGVVPTVKVRATNLSSQGGTGEHPGSDKVTPYDPSEPDPQPQTGWQQVDGTWYYYNTDGSMVTGWLQLDNTWYYLQNWGGMALGWQDVDDTWYHFDASGAMQTGWLQLDGSWYYLKDWGGMSLDWEEIDGTWYYLGSSGAMVTGTQIIDGTVYRFASSGALVS comes from the coding sequence ATGGAGCCGTATGAAATTGCAAACACGGGCAATGCGGTTATTCCCACGACGCTTAAGCACATCTGGGGTTCGCACGAATCCGGTGTGTATGGCCAAATTGGCAGCGGCAAGAAAGATTACGCAAGCGAAACGCTGACGATACCGGCTGGCGCCGATGTCACCATCAGCAACATGAAGATCAACTCAAGCGTGAAAGTGATCGTTGAAAAGGGCGCCAAACTGACGCTTGACGATTCGGTCGCTTTTGGTCCCATTGAGGTGAATGGCGGCACGCTATCGACCGGCGCTCGTTCGACCACGACTGACACTATCACCCTCAATGAAGGCAGCACGCTTGAGAATGCAAACCTCAATTCTCATGCCCACTATCTGACCGACGGAAGCTACACCGCTCCTGAGTCAACCACTCCGGTTGTCGTTAATGGCAACGTCACGATTAAGGGTAATGTCACCATTACGGGCGACGAGGGTACGGCTGGAACCGCTGGACAAGCCGGTATGGTTATCAAGAGTGGCACCGTTACCATTTCTGAAGGCTCGACGCTTACTATTTCAGGTGGCGACACCGTTGAGGTTTACCCAAGTGCTGGTGGATCGGGCATCGTGATGTCTGAAGGTTCTCAGATTAAGGGTGCAGGAACACTTATCACAACAGGTGGCAAGTCCTACCAGAATAAAGCCGGACATGGCATTGACGGTGTGGGCATTGTTGATGTCGGCACTCTCAAAGCCACCGGCGGCGCATCTGCCCCTGAAGATTATCCGACTGTTACCGGCCGCCATGGACAAGCGGGCGATGGCGTGGTGCCGACGGTAAAGGTACGGGCAACGAATCTGTCGTCTCAGGGTGGTACCGGCGAGCATCCGGGGTCTGACAAAGTAACTCCGTATGACCCCTCCGAACCCGATCCACAGCCACAAACTGGTTGGCAGCAAGTTGATGGCACCTGGTATTACTACAACACCGATGGATCAATGGTCACCGGATGGCTGCAACTCGATAACACCTGGTATTACCTCCAAAACTGGGGTGGTATGGCCCTCGGCTGGCAGGATGTCGATGACACCTGGTACCACTTTGATGCATCGGGTGCGATGCAAACTGGCTGGCTGCAGCTTGATGGCAGCTGGTACTACCTCAAGGATTGGGGCGGCATGTCCCTTGACTGGGAAGAGATCGATGGTACGTGGTATTACCTCGGTTCATCCGGAGCTATGGTTACCGGCACGCAGATCATCGACGGAACAGTTTATCGCTTTGCTTCTTCCGGCGCGCTCGTAAGCTAA
- a CDS encoding FAD:protein FMN transferase, with protein MDTASLEPSVTYSESLFFAFDVPCSLTVAAFSGVEEALDSCVAECQRFEEIFSHTRSTSELSRLNGALGMPVSVDPQLADLLRLALDYCAATEGLFDITAGELAHLWNFHRAQMPTSDDIRRAHSHTDFRQVHVNGQVVCIDDAAARVVLGGIAKGYIADKLRDALRAAGIRSAAIDLGGDIAVLGARPDGKPWEVPVADPRIVAGNAAFVLVCDAAVITSDVYERFFEEAGKRFHHIVDPRTGYPAQSDLVAVSVIARDALDGDGYSTALLIMGLRRAYEFVEAHDGIEALFFREKGAPIATSGLRHMKAAQISAPLGDESHPVWEPVFCS; from the coding sequence ATGGATACTGCTTCGCTGGAGCCTTCGGTTACATACAGCGAAAGCTTATTTTTTGCGTTCGACGTTCCGTGTTCCCTGACCGTTGCAGCATTTTCGGGCGTTGAAGAAGCGCTTGACTCATGTGTGGCAGAATGCCAACGTTTTGAAGAGATCTTTAGTCATACACGGTCAACTTCCGAATTAAGCCGTCTGAATGGGGCGCTTGGCATGCCCGTGTCGGTTGATCCTCAGCTTGCCGATCTTTTACGGCTTGCACTGGATTATTGCGCGGCAACCGAAGGGCTGTTCGATATTACGGCGGGTGAGTTGGCGCATCTTTGGAATTTTCATCGGGCTCAAATGCCGACTTCTGATGATATTCGCCGTGCACACTCGCATACCGATTTTCGCCAAGTGCATGTGAATGGTCAGGTGGTCTGTATTGATGACGCTGCTGCGCGAGTGGTGCTTGGTGGCATTGCAAAGGGTTACATTGCCGATAAATTGCGTGATGCGCTTCGTGCAGCCGGTATCCGTTCGGCGGCAATAGATCTTGGCGGTGATATTGCGGTACTTGGAGCTCGTCCGGATGGAAAACCCTGGGAAGTGCCTGTTGCCGATCCGCGTATCGTTGCAGGTAACGCTGCTTTTGTGCTCGTGTGTGATGCTGCTGTCATTACGAGTGACGTGTATGAGCGTTTCTTTGAAGAAGCAGGGAAGCGCTTTCATCATATTGTTGATCCGCGTACTGGCTATCCAGCACAAAGCGATCTCGTAGCTGTTAGCGTTATTGCCCGTGATGCGCTTGATGGTGATGGATACTCGACGGCACTGCTCATTATGGGTTTGCGCCGTGCTTACGAGTTCGTAGAGGCTCACGATGGAATCGAGGCATTGTTTTTTAGGGAAAAGGGTGCGCCAATTGCAACGAGTGGGTTGCGCCACATGAAAGCGGCGCAGATATCTGCGCCGCTTGGTGATGAATCCCATCCTGTATGGGAGCCCGTTTTTTGCTCGTAA
- the sstT gene encoding serine/threonine transporter SstT, whose translation MVRRIWNQWNEWSLIGRIVCGLIIGTILAILMPGSEAIVLLGTLFVSALKAVAPILVFFLILAALANASKVGNMKRVVILYVISTFIAGIISVFACYLFPLHLTLVEAAEKSAPSGIAEVISNLLVSVVANPVDALSKANFLGILTWAILVGIALRTASEGTKQVFDSIAEAIQKVVRWVIAFAPFGVLGLVYNAVSTSGLGIFTEYGALILVLVGCMLVIAFITNPLMIWVNIKKNPYPLVLRCLRDSAITAFFTRSSAANIPINLELCRKLGLNEDNYSVSIPLGATINMAGACVTITVMAMAAAQTMGVQVDFITAVILCVLAAVSAAGASGVAGGSLLLIPVACSLLGLPNDIAMQVVGIGFIIGVIQDSCETALNSSSDALFTATAEYAEWTKKGIDYTPGADRETAPVA comes from the coding sequence ATGGTAAGACGAATTTGGAATCAATGGAATGAATGGAGCCTCATCGGCCGCATTGTTTGCGGATTGATTATCGGCACCATTTTGGCAATTTTAATGCCAGGCTCCGAAGCTATCGTACTCTTGGGGACTCTGTTTGTTTCAGCCTTAAAGGCCGTTGCGCCAATCCTCGTGTTCTTCCTTATTTTGGCGGCACTGGCAAACGCCAGCAAAGTAGGGAACATGAAACGAGTGGTTATCCTCTATGTCATCAGCACGTTTATTGCTGGCATCATTTCCGTATTTGCTTGCTACTTGTTCCCACTGCATCTTACCCTTGTTGAAGCAGCCGAAAAATCGGCCCCTTCAGGCATTGCTGAAGTTATCTCAAACCTGCTCGTAAGCGTTGTAGCTAATCCGGTCGATGCTCTTTCGAAAGCGAACTTCTTGGGTATTCTTACCTGGGCTATCCTTGTTGGTATTGCTCTACGCACCGCAAGCGAAGGCACCAAGCAAGTCTTTGATAGCATTGCAGAAGCTATTCAAAAAGTCGTCCGCTGGGTTATCGCGTTTGCTCCCTTCGGTGTGCTGGGTCTGGTGTACAACGCAGTATCAACAAGTGGACTTGGTATCTTCACGGAATACGGCGCGCTTATCCTCGTGCTTGTTGGCTGCATGCTGGTGATTGCCTTTATCACCAACCCGCTTATGATATGGGTCAATATCAAGAAGAATCCCTATCCACTGGTGCTGCGCTGTCTGCGTGATTCAGCGATTACTGCCTTCTTTACTCGTTCTTCAGCTGCAAATATTCCCATCAACCTTGAACTTTGCCGCAAGCTGGGTCTCAACGAAGACAACTATTCGGTATCTATTCCGCTTGGTGCGACAATCAATATGGCTGGTGCCTGCGTCACCATTACGGTGATGGCTATGGCGGCCGCACAGACTATGGGTGTACAAGTTGACTTTATTACCGCTGTTATCCTGTGCGTGCTTGCTGCTGTATCTGCAGCGGGTGCTTCAGGTGTTGCAGGCGGCAGCCTGTTGCTGATTCCAGTCGCCTGCTCGCTGTTGGGATTGCCTAATGACATTGCCATGCAGGTTGTCGGCATTGGCTTTATCATCGGCGTTATTCAAGACTCCTGCGAGACCGCACTCAATTCTTCATCCGACGCGCTCTTCACCGCTACAGCTGAGTACGCAGAATGGACAAAAAAAGGTATCGATTATACCCCGGGTGCCGATCGTGAGACCGCCCCTGTCGCCTAA
- the accB gene encoding acetyl-CoA carboxylase biotin carboxyl carrier protein — MPKLQLMDTTIRDGQQSLWATRMPVGDMLPILPAMDKVGYWAIEAWGGATFDTCLRFLDENPWERLRQIKAKTPNTRLAMLTRGQNLVGYKHYSRDIVNRFLKAAQRNGVDVFRVFDALNDIRNVTDSAEAVKEAGGWFEGAISYTISPVHTLDSYLEYAQQLKELGADSIAIKDMAGMLTPYRTERMVRALNDEIGLPVHVHCHYVGGMAPANILKAAEAGAAIADTASAPLAFGNSQPAVEMIVAALQESAFSTGYDLDLLFEIAEYWEEVRRRTHHKRGVSSLTHMKVYSHQVPGGMMSNLMAQLEVQNAADRIDDVMREIPKVRAEVGYPPLVTPMSQIVGTQAVFNVITGKRWGVVSKEMKDYICGYYGKAPGPMDAEIVKKVVGDSAILPPDVAPSSLVTTTYESVADEIGDLAKTEEDVLMYALFPNEARTYLSKHRTSEKVDFLMEGESSGTKEDDYVDINQIRELVRVAEESGVGEIVVEEEGARIAVRMPGMMSVAPAAVPAANGAAPVAASASVPAAAPAAPVADAANTRPASWKPVCAPMVGTFYAAPAPGEPAFVSVGDEVTAGQTLAIIEAMKLMNEIGADEMGTIREVCIEDAQPVEFGTVLFYLEPHNTAEATGPESA, encoded by the coding sequence ATGCCAAAATTGCAACTTATGGATACCACCATCCGTGATGGCCAGCAAAGTCTGTGGGCGACGCGCATGCCCGTTGGTGACATGTTGCCGATCTTGCCCGCGATGGACAAAGTTGGCTATTGGGCCATTGAGGCCTGGGGTGGGGCTACATTTGATACCTGCCTGCGCTTCCTCGATGAAAACCCGTGGGAACGCTTGCGCCAGATTAAAGCTAAAACACCCAACACGCGACTTGCGATGCTTACACGCGGGCAGAATTTAGTGGGATACAAGCATTATTCGCGCGATATCGTCAATCGCTTTTTGAAGGCAGCTCAGCGCAATGGTGTTGATGTCTTCCGTGTGTTCGACGCATTGAATGATATTCGCAACGTTACCGATTCAGCTGAGGCGGTAAAAGAAGCGGGCGGCTGGTTTGAAGGGGCAATAAGTTACACTATCAGCCCTGTTCATACGCTTGACAGCTATCTTGAATATGCACAGCAGCTCAAGGAATTGGGCGCTGATTCCATTGCCATTAAAGATATGGCGGGCATGCTCACGCCCTATCGTACTGAACGTATGGTGCGTGCACTGAACGATGAAATCGGCTTGCCGGTGCATGTGCACTGCCATTACGTTGGTGGCATGGCGCCAGCTAACATCCTTAAGGCAGCCGAAGCAGGAGCTGCTATTGCCGATACAGCAAGTGCTCCGCTGGCGTTTGGTAACAGCCAGCCAGCGGTGGAAATGATCGTAGCGGCTCTGCAAGAAAGTGCCTTTTCAACGGGTTATGACCTCGATCTTCTGTTTGAAATTGCTGAATATTGGGAAGAAGTTCGTCGACGGACTCATCATAAACGCGGTGTGTCGAGCCTGACCCACATGAAAGTGTATAGTCACCAGGTTCCCGGTGGCATGATGAGCAATCTTATGGCTCAACTGGAAGTTCAAAATGCCGCCGATCGTATCGACGATGTTATGCGCGAGATTCCTAAGGTGCGCGCCGAAGTGGGGTATCCACCTCTCGTAACGCCGATGAGTCAAATTGTGGGTACGCAAGCAGTGTTCAATGTGATTACCGGCAAACGCTGGGGAGTAGTCTCCAAGGAAATGAAAGACTACATCTGTGGCTATTATGGCAAGGCACCGGGACCTATGGATGCCGAAATCGTGAAAAAGGTCGTTGGCGATTCGGCAATTCTGCCACCTGATGTCGCGCCAAGCAGTCTTGTGACCACCACCTACGAAAGCGTGGCAGACGAAATCGGGGATTTGGCGAAGACCGAAGAAGACGTGCTGATGTACGCCTTATTCCCGAACGAAGCACGTACCTATTTAAGTAAACACCGCACATCTGAAAAGGTCGATTTCCTTATGGAGGGGGAGTCGAGCGGAACCAAGGAGGACGATTACGTGGATATCAACCAAATTCGCGAGCTTGTTCGTGTCGCCGAGGAAAGCGGCGTTGGTGAGATCGTTGTCGAAGAAGAGGGTGCGCGTATTGCCGTACGTATGCCAGGCATGATGTCGGTAGCTCCGGCTGCAGTACCGGCGGCAAATGGAGCAGCGCCTGTTGCGGCTAGTGCCTCTGTTCCCGCGGCAGCACCTGCGGCGCCTGTTGCCGATGCTGCAAATACGCGTCCTGCTTCTTGGAAGCCAGTATGTGCACCGATGGTGGGCACCTTCTATGCCGCTCCGGCGCCAGGTGAACCCGCATTTGTATCGGTGGGAGATGAAGTAACCGCTGGTCAAACACTGGCTATCATCGAGGCTATGAAGTTGATGAACGAAATTGGTGCCGATGAAATGGGTACCATTCGAGAGGTTTGCATCGAGGATGCTCAACCGGTCGAGTTTGGCACCGTCCTGTTTTATCTTGAGCCGCATAACACGGCGGAAGCAACCGGTCCGGAGAGTGCCTAA
- the accC gene encoding acetyl-CoA carboxylase biotin carboxylase subunit: protein MFDKVLIANRGEVALRVMRACREMGIKTVAVYSTADADTLPVRYADEAVCIGPAPAGKSYLVMSNVIAAAKTTGAQAIHPGYGFLSENAEFARACADNDLVWIGPAPECIERMGDKSRARDTMKACGVPTVPGSDGTIESVEEARAFAESVGWPVLIKASAGGGGKGMREVHDPADLEAQFTAAKTEAQAAFGNDDVYLEKLVLRPRHVEIQVLADAFGNFAALCERDCSIQRRHQKLLEEAPSPALDEVTRTAMCEAARRAVEAVGYRSAGTIEFLLDSDNKFYFMEMNTRVQVEHPVTEMITGVDIIKEQLRIAAGEKMLSASRERFVPNGHAIEFRINAEDPDQEFRPCPGTIERLVVPGGPGVRIESYLEQGSHISPYYDSLIAKLIVWGSDRDEAIARGRRALSEFVIEGPGIKTTIPFHQRVLDIETFKAGNACTDFIETEMGE, encoded by the coding sequence ATGTTTGATAAGGTACTCATCGCCAATCGCGGGGAAGTAGCACTGCGCGTTATGCGCGCCTGTCGCGAGATGGGCATCAAAACGGTTGCTGTCTATTCCACCGCCGATGCCGATACGCTGCCCGTGCGCTATGCCGACGAGGCGGTTTGTATTGGTCCTGCGCCGGCAGGCAAGAGTTATCTGGTCATGTCGAATGTTATTGCTGCGGCAAAGACCACCGGCGCGCAGGCGATTCATCCTGGCTATGGATTTTTGTCCGAGAATGCAGAGTTTGCACGCGCTTGCGCCGACAACGATCTGGTGTGGATCGGGCCAGCTCCTGAGTGCATCGAGCGTATGGGCGATAAGAGTCGGGCACGTGACACGATGAAAGCATGTGGCGTGCCAACGGTTCCCGGATCGGATGGCACTATCGAGTCGGTCGAAGAAGCGCGTGCGTTCGCTGAATCGGTGGGTTGGCCGGTGCTTATTAAAGCAAGTGCTGGTGGTGGCGGCAAAGGTATGCGTGAAGTGCATGACCCTGCCGATCTTGAGGCACAGTTTACTGCTGCGAAGACTGAGGCGCAGGCTGCTTTTGGCAATGATGATGTGTATCTTGAAAAGCTTGTGTTGCGTCCACGTCATGTGGAAATACAGGTGCTGGCCGATGCTTTTGGCAACTTTGCGGCCCTCTGTGAACGCGACTGTTCTATCCAGCGTCGTCATCAAAAACTTCTGGAAGAAGCGCCCAGCCCCGCGCTGGATGAAGTCACCCGCACCGCTATGTGCGAGGCAGCTCGTCGTGCTGTTGAAGCGGTGGGTTACCGTTCGGCGGGCACAATCGAGTTTCTTCTTGATTCTGATAACAAGTTTTACTTCATGGAAATGAACACGCGTGTGCAGGTGGAGCATCCAGTAACCGAAATGATTACTGGTGTTGATATCATTAAGGAGCAGCTTCGCATTGCCGCAGGTGAAAAGATGCTTTCAGCTTCTCGTGAGCGCTTTGTACCGAATGGCCACGCGATTGAGTTTCGTATCAATGCAGAAGATCCTGACCAGGAATTTCGACCGTGTCCTGGTACAATTGAGCGACTTGTGGTGCCGGGTGGGCCTGGTGTGCGTATCGAGAGTTATCTTGAGCAAGGTAGCCACATCAGCCCCTATTACGATTCGTTGATTGCAAAGCTCATCGTGTGGGGGTCCGATCGCGATGAAGCCATTGCACGAGGCAGGCGCGCTCTTTCGGAATTCGTTATTGAGGGTCCTGGCATCAAGACAACGATTCCGTTTCATCAGCGCGTGCTTGATATTGAAACGTTTAAGGCAGGCAATGCTTGTACTGATTTCATCGAAACGGAGATGGGAGAATAG